In one Legionella clemsonensis genomic region, the following are encoded:
- the pyrE gene encoding orotate phosphoribosyltransferase, translating to MNQFKESFIRLALEHHVLKFGDFTLKSGRQSPYFFNAGLFYQGDALRQLGQFYAKTLLHHQIDFQHLFGPAYKGLPLATSTAIALAESGVNITVTFNRKEVKDHGEGGQLIGAPLQGKTIIVDDVITAGTAFREAQTLIQKHGGKLTGVIIALDRCERGLANQSTLAEIKAQGIQVFSIITLFDLIAYLQANGQLEHVERLKIYQREYGV from the coding sequence ATGAATCAATTTAAAGAATCTTTTATTCGCTTGGCACTTGAGCATCACGTATTAAAGTTTGGGGATTTTACACTGAAGTCTGGCCGACAAAGCCCCTATTTTTTTAATGCGGGATTGTTTTATCAAGGCGATGCCTTACGTCAATTAGGTCAGTTTTATGCCAAAACGCTACTTCATCATCAAATCGATTTTCAACATCTTTTCGGCCCTGCCTATAAAGGACTCCCTTTAGCTACCAGCACTGCTATTGCCTTGGCAGAATCAGGAGTTAATATCACTGTGACGTTTAATCGCAAAGAAGTAAAAGATCATGGTGAAGGAGGACAACTTATAGGTGCACCATTACAGGGTAAAACAATTATAGTGGATGATGTCATTACCGCCGGTACAGCTTTTCGCGAAGCACAAACATTAATTCAAAAACATGGAGGCAAGTTAACTGGCGTAATAATTGCGCTTGATCGCTGCGAACGTGGACTAGCTAATCAATCTACTCTGGCAGAAATTAAAGCCCAGGGTATTCAGGTCTTTTCAATTATTACTCTTTTTGATTTGATAGCCTACTTACAGGCAAACGGGCAACTTGAACACGTAGAGCGTTTAAAGATCTATCAGCGTGAATATGGCGTTTAA
- a CDS encoding S1C family serine protease gives MFPSYSTTLDELLPNERNTVEIFQKFSPKVVYVHRLATVLNHSYERMQVLAGAGSGIIWDAQGHIVTNFHVINGADNLTVSIGKLTVPAKVIGAEPRKDIAVLAIKSPKALELLKSYTPFELAPTNELLVGQKTIAIGNPFGLDHSLTVGVISALGRQVPGAGGVTIRDMIQTDTSINPGNSGGPLLDSKGRLIGLNTAIYSNSGSSAGVGFAVPADDIARIVPQLIKHGRVVLSGVGIQVVEPHIAKRLGIDKGLLVADVLPHTPAAQAKLRGTLRDSWGRIHLGDVIVAINGHPVKNYDAFYNILVDIKVGDQITLTILRNGKELNFKMKTIDIAAY, from the coding sequence ATGTTTCCTTCTTACAGTACCACATTAGATGAATTACTTCCTAATGAAAGAAATACTGTAGAAATTTTTCAAAAATTTTCACCCAAGGTTGTCTATGTACATCGTTTGGCGACAGTGCTTAATCATTCTTATGAACGGATGCAAGTCCTTGCTGGAGCTGGTTCAGGCATTATTTGGGATGCTCAAGGTCATATTGTAACCAACTTCCATGTAATCAATGGTGCTGACAACTTAACCGTCAGCATTGGCAAACTTACAGTTCCTGCCAAGGTTATAGGGGCAGAGCCTCGAAAAGATATTGCTGTCCTTGCGATTAAATCACCTAAGGCTTTGGAGCTGCTAAAATCCTATACTCCTTTTGAGTTGGCACCTACTAATGAGCTGTTAGTTGGTCAAAAAACTATTGCGATTGGGAACCCTTTTGGATTGGATCATAGTTTGACTGTAGGGGTCATTTCAGCTTTAGGTCGACAAGTACCTGGTGCAGGTGGTGTCACTATTCGAGATATGATTCAAACGGATACCTCCATTAATCCCGGTAATTCTGGTGGCCCTTTATTAGATAGTAAAGGACGTCTTATTGGCTTGAATACAGCCATCTACTCCAATTCAGGATCTTCTGCCGGAGTTGGGTTTGCTGTTCCTGCAGATGATATTGCTCGCATTGTTCCCCAATTAATTAAACATGGGCGTGTGGTTTTGTCAGGCGTTGGCATTCAGGTTGTTGAACCTCATATAGCCAAACGCTTGGGAATTGATAAAGGTTTATTGGTGGCCGATGTACTGCCTCATACACCCGCTGCACAAGCAAAACTGCGTGGTACTTTACGTGACAGTTGGGGACGTATTCATCTCGGTGATGTGATTGTTGCTATCAATGGCCATCCGGTAAAAAATTACGATGCTTTTTATAATATTCTTGTTGATATTAAAGTTGGGGATCAAATTACCTTAACTATCTTAAGGAATGGCAAGGAGCTTAACTTTAAGATGAAAACCATTGACATTGCCGCTTATTAA
- a CDS encoding cold-shock protein, with protein sequence MSQRENGHVKWFNEKKGFGFIVNEQGDDIFVHYKDIQGVGFKTLHENDPVTYVLDKGPKGFKAQEVVVVTEE encoded by the coding sequence ATGTCGCAAAGAGAAAATGGCCATGTTAAGTGGTTCAATGAAAAAAAAGGATTTGGTTTTATCGTCAACGAACAAGGTGATGACATATTTGTTCATTACAAAGATATTCAAGGTGTAGGATTTAAAACACTACATGAAAACGATCCTGTAACCTATGTGCTTGATAAAGGCCCTAAGGGATTTAAAGCTCAGGAAGTAGTGGTTGTTACTGAAGAATAA